A stretch of Arachis hypogaea cultivar Tifrunner chromosome 15, arahy.Tifrunner.gnm2.J5K5, whole genome shotgun sequence DNA encodes these proteins:
- the LOC140179423 gene encoding uncharacterized protein: MQYDEEDDIMAILQEQNGALAQKRRMAKQKEKGVTGCWKTEYGERTKKKQKLNMLGLVESKLQVVTKFDVIYIWGNDAVGKKGQDRLTVFAEDFKGWVQDMQLVDLPFYDRQFTWFRSRSCSCIDRVLVSVEWTEEFSEIRLKGGPRGLSDHCPIIVEHSKFRSGQCPFRSLDSWFTHDGFLRMVREEWRNLGEVQFTDKLKALTLSLGRWHKDNFGDMDKKIQRFEEKIKKIDEMAGNGVYDGTVQARRKTLERSPVVEFRDGLVNRIDEENSVALQRMLTMEEVREAVWDCESSKAPRSNGYNMNFIKKCWDEIAPKFTGAKEIKDLKPISMVKWSFVDIVLQKIGFVWRWREWVKECVGTASMSILINGSPSKPFKMERGLRQGDPLSPFLFVLVVDVLHRMLGDAVRNRCISPLLVGKDNIELSHLQFVDDTILFCPPEEKTIKNYARLLRCFELMSGLSINFDKSSLISINYDQQ, translated from the exons ATGCAGTACGACGAAGAAGATGATATCATGGCAATTCTTCAAGAACAGAACGGAGCATTAGCTCAAAAGAGGAGGATGGCAAAGCAGAAAGAAAAG GGGGTTACGGGGTGTTGGAAAACTGAGTATGGTGAAAGAACTAAAAAGAAGCAAAAATTGAATATGTTAGGCTTGGTTGAATCTAAGTTACAAGTTGTGACTAAGTTTGATGTAATATATATTTGGGGAAATGATGCTGTGGG AAAGAAAGGTCAGGACAGATTAACAGTGTTTGCAGAAGATTTTAAGGGTTGGGTTCAAGATATGCAGCTAGTGGACTTACCATTTTATGATCGACAATTTACATGGTTTAGAAGCCGCTCTTGCAGTTGTATTGATAGAGTTCTAGTGAGCGTAGAATGGACTGAGGAGTTTTCGGAGATTCGTTTAAAAGGAGGCCCAAGAGGTTTGTCAGATCACTGCCCAATTATAGTTGAACATTCCAAGTTTAGAAGTGGTCAATGCCCTTTTCGGAGCTTAGATTCTTGGTTCACACATGATGGTTTTCTAAGAATGGTCAGGGAGGAATGGAGGAATCTTGGTGAGGTACAGTTCACAGATAAGCTGAAGGCTCTAACGCTGTCGTTGGGGAGATGGCATAAGgataattttggtgacatggacaAGAAAATCCAGCGCTTTGAGGAGAAGATCAAGAAGATAGATGAGATGGCTGGCAATGGAGTTTATGATGGTACAGTGCAGGCTAGAAGGAAGACTCTA GAGAGGTCACCGGTTGTGGAATTCAGGGATGGACTAGTAAATAGGATTGATGAAGAAAATTCCGTAGCTTTGCAAAGGATGCTGACAATGGAAGAGGTTAGAGAGGCGGTTTGGGATTGTGAATCATCAAAGGCTCCAAGAAGTAATGGGTATAACATGAATTTCATTAAAAAGTGCTGGGATGAGATTG CACCTAAGTTCACTGGAGCCAAGGAGATTAAGGACCTCAAGCCGATTAGCATG GTAAAATGGAGCTTTGTGGATATTGTGCTACAGAAGATAGGATTTGTTTGGAGGTGGAGAGAATGGGTGAAGGAGTGTGTTGGTACTGCATCTATGTCGATACTGATAAATGGCTCACCATCTAAACCTTTTAAGATGGAGAGGGGTTTGAGACAAGGTGACCCACTGTCCCCATTTttgtttgttcttgttgttgatgttCTGCATAGGATGCTAGGGGATGCAGTCAGAAACAGATGTATTTCGCCTCTGCTGGTTGGCAAGGATAATATAGAGTTGTCACACCTCCAGTTTGTGGATGACACTATATTGTTCTGTCCACCGGAGGAGAAGACCATCAAGAACTATGCCAGGCTGCTAAGGTGTTTTGAGTTGATGTCGGGGTTAAGTATCAACTTTGACAAGTCAAGTCTAATCTCAATCAATTATGATCAGCAGTAG